In one Cloacibacillus porcorum genomic region, the following are encoded:
- a CDS encoding LysR family transcriptional regulator has protein sequence MELHQLRYMMAVAKYQSFTRAAEEINISQSSLSTQISKLEAELGTKLFERGARLITLTRAGEEFLPFASEICDKEATSREHMKMFTAPDRGVIKFGVFPGTERYDFFPRLSEFAKRFPNISLDFYEAEGTVLVDMLKNNEITCAFCCAPDVCGDVKFFHLYTDEMVLIAPPDHKYAERGEISLEMLRGETFIFSEIGSLYTTVLGCVMNSLNNTGGDDGITLLKTHGTSLLTNMGMVAAGFGLSMCSEKAAKNYSAIGYRTLKLAPPIPRIFGIAVAQGNLSQPLVKNFINFICGFCK, from the coding sequence TTGGAACTGCATCAGCTTCGATATATGATGGCGGTGGCGAAATATCAGAGTTTTACGCGAGCCGCCGAGGAGATAAATATTTCGCAGTCGTCTCTCTCCACACAGATAAGCAAACTTGAGGCGGAACTGGGGACAAAACTCTTTGAACGCGGCGCGCGGCTTATCACGCTTACGCGTGCCGGGGAAGAGTTCCTACCCTTCGCCAGCGAGATCTGCGATAAAGAGGCGACCTCGCGCGAGCACATGAAGATGTTCACGGCTCCCGACCGCGGCGTTATCAAGTTCGGCGTCTTTCCCGGGACGGAGCGCTATGATTTTTTCCCGCGGCTTTCGGAATTTGCCAAGAGGTTTCCCAATATATCTCTGGATTTCTACGAGGCGGAGGGGACTGTGCTCGTCGACATGCTGAAGAACAACGAGATCACCTGTGCCTTTTGCTGCGCCCCCGACGTCTGCGGCGATGTGAAGTTCTTTCACCTTTATACCGACGAGATGGTGCTTATCGCCCCACCGGATCACAAATATGCCGAACGCGGAGAAATATCGCTGGAGATGCTGCGCGGCGAGACGTTCATATTTTCCGAGATCGGCTCGCTTTATACCACAGTTCTGGGCTGTGTGATGAATTCGCTGAACAATACCGGAGGGGATGATGGGATAACCCTGCTCAAGACCCACGGTACGAGCCTGCTCACCAATATGGGGATGGTAGCGGCCGGCTTCGGCCTCAGCATGTGCTCCGAAAAGGCGGCGAAAAATTATTCCGCGATCGGTTACAGGACGCTGAAGCTGGCGCCGCCAATCCCGCGGATATTCGGCATCGCTGTGGCTCAGGGCAATCTTTCGCAGCCGCTCGTAAAAAATTTCATAAATTTTATCTGCGGCTTCTGCAAATAG
- a CDS encoding Bug family tripartite tricarboxylate transporter substrate binding protein yields MKKFKALSLSLFIVMCMATAVLAAYPEKNIQGIIQWGAGGGCDGVSRAITPLAEKYLGKTIILQNKTGATGAVATTMVANMPADGYTLLYAAENPATYRVLGLSPLSFNDFEPIIIPVEGAVVICVNPETPYKTMKDLVEAAKKNSKIKMGTSGTGGLPYVAGAMMKNIHDIQFNMIQFDGDGPGATAVMGGHAEVMPLALSTSVEYIKGGRLRGLAVLRTERVPQLPDVPAITEIYPEYKQYLPWGPFYGVFVKKGTPKDVVAKLTEAFTKAYNEARFTEFVANSGGFKMGLTGQKAADFTKKFESTASWLIYNAGGAKKSPKDFNIPQPK; encoded by the coding sequence ATGAAGAAGTTCAAAGCGTTGAGTCTTTCTCTTTTCATCGTAATGTGCATGGCAACCGCGGTGCTCGCGGCCTACCCTGAGAAAAATATCCAGGGTATCATCCAGTGGGGGGCCGGCGGAGGCTGCGACGGCGTTTCTCGCGCCATCACGCCGCTGGCGGAAAAATACCTCGGCAAGACCATCATCCTGCAGAACAAGACCGGCGCCACGGGCGCGGTCGCCACGACGATGGTCGCCAACATGCCGGCTGACGGCTACACCCTGCTCTACGCCGCGGAGAACCCCGCCACCTACAGGGTGCTCGGACTCTCACCACTCAGCTTTAATGATTTTGAACCCATCATCATCCCCGTCGAGGGCGCCGTCGTCATCTGCGTCAACCCCGAGACGCCCTACAAGACGATGAAAGACCTCGTCGAGGCGGCTAAGAAAAACAGCAAGATCAAGATGGGCACCTCCGGCACCGGCGGACTTCCCTACGTGGCGGGTGCGATGATGAAGAACATCCACGACATCCAGTTCAACATGATCCAGTTTGACGGAGACGGCCCGGGAGCGACGGCGGTCATGGGCGGCCACGCGGAGGTGATGCCGCTGGCGCTTTCGACGTCGGTCGAATACATCAAGGGGGGCCGCCTGCGCGGGCTCGCGGTGCTTCGCACGGAGCGTGTGCCGCAGCTTCCCGACGTACCGGCAATCACAGAGATATATCCTGAGTACAAGCAGTATCTGCCGTGGGGCCCCTTCTACGGAGTGTTCGTGAAAAAGGGTACGCCGAAGGATGTGGTTGCGAAGCTGACGGAGGCCTTTACGAAGGCCTACAACGAGGCGCGTTTCACGGAGTTTGTGGCGAACTCGGGCGGTTTTAAGATGGGACTTACGGGACAGAAGGCGGCGGACTTCACGAAGAAATTTGAATCTACGGCGAGCTGGCTGATCTACAACGCGGGCGGCGCGAAGAAGTCGCCGAAAGACTTCAACATCCCTCAGCCTAAATAA
- a CDS encoding tripartite tricarboxylate transporter TctB family protein: MSNPEENQEIKNLEAVAEIEDEAARDLSVYVPEKHRKPGETAFAVIATVFGVLGYYFALDMTSENYSSPSVFPKLASAIIIICGLICIFKACKKEAPEAGSPNVFRYLLPKDVIVVLVLLLAYCIALPRLHFIPSSYIFMVIGMIYLHRGKYIWQSFVISAAAMAVLVVIFRYVFLVILP, from the coding sequence ATGAGCAATCCCGAAGAGAATCAGGAAATAAAGAATCTCGAGGCAGTTGCGGAGATAGAGGACGAGGCCGCGCGCGATCTTTCCGTCTATGTCCCTGAAAAACACAGAAAGCCGGGAGAGACGGCCTTTGCGGTGATCGCGACGGTGTTCGGCGTTCTGGGATATTATTTCGCGCTCGACATGACCAGCGAAAATTATTCGTCGCCGTCGGTCTTTCCGAAACTGGCGTCGGCCATAATCATCATCTGCGGATTGATCTGTATCTTCAAAGCATGCAAAAAAGAGGCGCCGGAGGCCGGTTCGCCCAATGTCTTTAGATATCTTCTCCCTAAGGACGTCATCGTGGTCCTCGTGCTGCTGCTCGCCTACTGCATCGCGCTCCCACGTCTGCACTTCATTCCCTCATCTTATATATTCATGGTGATCGGCATGATCTATCTGCACCGCGGCAAATATATCTGGCAGTCGTTCGTGATCTCGGCGGCGGCGATGGCGGTCCTCGTCGTCATCTTCCGTTACGTATTCCTAGTAATCCTTCCGTAG
- a CDS encoding tripartite tricarboxylate transporter permease encodes MLQNLQYFLIPFMDWQVMALVWAGVFAGIWVGAIPGLSGTMAVSLLISFTFSWELNNALALMCGVFVGAVYGGAITAILLNIPGAPAAIATGMEGYPLAQRGEAGKAIGLCTTVSLFAGMVGVAVLACAAPIIANFALKFSPRDFFLLALMGILLIGSIGGGDPIKGIMAGTIGILISMVGMDPSTGELRYTFGNLNLMAGISFVTAMIGLFGISEALTQFRGGGENPPKQNLSKIVPDLSTFLKFLPLGIRSALLGVFIGALPGTGGDVAALLAYDQAKRTTRNPVTPFGHGAYEGIVAPETANKGAIGGAFIPMLTLGIPGDAITAIIIGGLFIHGLKPGPMLMIETPHLFWMIVSLLVVANIALFVLGLLSVKPFAKIIEIPKSIIMPIVIILSVIGTYAIQNSVVDIFYMIGFGVLGYFMRLYGYATGPMVLGIILGPMLDANYRRAMQGAENELLPFLEGFVTSPISLILCVFIFLMIFTQTKTYKKWRGIA; translated from the coding sequence ATGTTACAAAACTTGCAATACTTTTTGATTCCCTTCATGGACTGGCAGGTAATGGCCCTCGTATGGGCCGGAGTCTTCGCCGGTATCTGGGTGGGAGCCATTCCCGGACTCTCCGGCACGATGGCCGTGTCGCTGCTCATCTCCTTTACCTTCTCCTGGGAGCTGAACAACGCGCTCGCCCTTATGTGCGGCGTCTTTGTGGGAGCGGTCTACGGAGGCGCGATCACGGCGATCCTGCTCAATATCCCGGGCGCTCCGGCGGCGATCGCCACCGGTATGGAGGGATATCCCCTCGCACAGCGCGGTGAGGCGGGCAAGGCCATCGGCCTCTGCACCACGGTCTCGCTGTTTGCCGGTATGGTCGGCGTCGCGGTTCTGGCCTGCGCCGCGCCGATAATCGCCAACTTCGCGCTTAAATTCTCGCCGCGCGACTTCTTCCTGCTCGCGCTGATGGGCATTCTGCTTATCGGAAGCATCGGCGGCGGCGATCCTATCAAAGGAATAATGGCCGGTACCATCGGCATTCTCATAAGCATGGTCGGCATGGACCCCTCGACCGGCGAACTGCGCTATACCTTCGGCAACCTCAACCTCATGGCGGGCATCAGCTTCGTCACGGCGATGATCGGGCTTTTCGGTATCTCCGAGGCGCTGACCCAGTTCCGCGGCGGCGGTGAAAATCCGCCGAAACAGAACCTCAGCAAGATCGTTCCAGACCTTTCGACCTTTCTCAAATTCCTGCCTCTCGGCATCCGCTCGGCGCTGCTTGGCGTCTTCATCGGCGCACTGCCGGGGACCGGCGGAGATGTCGCGGCGCTTCTGGCCTATGACCAGGCGAAACGCACCACCCGCAACCCCGTGACCCCCTTCGGCCACGGAGCCTACGAAGGCATAGTCGCCCCCGAGACGGCGAACAAGGGAGCGATCGGGGGAGCCTTTATCCCGATGCTGACCCTGGGCATCCCCGGAGACGCTATCACGGCGATAATCATTGGCGGCCTCTTCATCCACGGCCTCAAGCCGGGACCGATGCTGATGATCGAGACGCCGCACCTCTTCTGGATGATCGTAAGCCTGCTGGTGGTGGCGAACATCGCGCTCTTCGTCCTCGGACTGCTGAGCGTCAAACCCTTCGCGAAGATAATAGAGATCCCCAAAAGCATAATCATGCCGATAGTCATCATCCTCTCGGTGATAGGGACCTACGCGATTCAGAACAGCGTCGTGGACATCTTCTATATGATAGGCTTCGGCGTGCTCGGCTACTTCATGCGGCTATACGGCTACGCGACGGGACCGATGGTGCTCGGCATAATCCTTGGCCCGATGCTTGACGCGAACTACCGCCGCGCGATGCAGGGCGCGGAAAACGAACTCCTGCCCTTCCTCGAGGGATTTGTGACGAGCCCGATAAGCCTCATCCTCTGCGTATTCATCTTCCTGATGATCTTTACCCAGACCAAGACCTACAAGAAATGGCGGGGGATCGCATGA